The following nucleotide sequence is from Gasterosteus aculeatus chromosome 5, fGasAcu3.hap1.1, whole genome shotgun sequence.
ATCGAGATCTGACCCTCTTCTTCGGAGAGCTTGTGTTTTGCCTTCGCGGTTTGTCACACGTGCTTTGAAGAAGCCGCCTCCTCCGTTAGTCATTTCAAGGAGACACTTACTGCAGCTCCAGAAATAAGGTGTGAATCTTGATGGTGCTCGACTTGCAGTAGGCGCTGAAACAGACAAACGCAGCAGATGAATTCGGACGCACAAACAATAATGATGGACATGGTATTGCATCCTCGCGTCATTTCTGACTTACTTTAGGCCTTTATCCGTAACAGGCAGGTCAATTTTAAAGGTGTACTGCAAACAAAGAAATGGGTTTTAGGGCAAACGCATCAGCAGcgtattttttcattatttttttttgcgtaACACAAATCCTCCCACGTGAAACTCACCGACTTCACCGAGCGGGCTTGCATGGTGGTCATGTTGGTGATCTTGGATGTGCCGACCACGGCCCTGGAGATCAGACCCTGAACGCTGAACTCCACGATCTGAACCGGGACGAAGTTCTCGTTGGTGACGTTGATGAGattctgggagggggggggaaacgcacACCCGGTCAGGTGAACACACCAACGCACCTTCCCGTCGTTAAGAATGAACTTTGCCCTTCAGGTGACTGCGAGCTGTCATGTGAACGCGACACAGTGTTGTGACAAGCACACGAAACATGGGATGCTTAAGGAAGATTTTcggtttttgttattttactcttcatttagtttttttaaataataagaaaatgtattttccatgaAGGaattgttagcttagcttagcgtagaCAAAGGGGGAAATAGCTAGCACGCTAAATAATatttctattatatatatatatataaaaaaaatgtaaaagatttaaaaaatacatatatatatatagtttttttattaatatagaaatatatatataacaatggAGAAAGATGTGGAGACATAAAAAGCAATAATCCAGTTTTCAGGGTTTATAGTTCCTCAGTAATAGatttactgtttttgtttttcctaactcactatttattattattatagctcATGTTCATGCAATAGGAAGCCTCTGTTTGGGGGCTTTTAAGGGCACAATACTGCAGCAGGTGCCGGTCCCCTCCTTACTGTGCCATAGACACGAAAACACATGCCCATACTTCCTCTGCAAAGCGGTCACAAGACATCGGAGACGGGGCAAAGCTTTCCACGCCAGCCGTCTGACTCACGGTGACCTCCATGTCGACGGTATCCGGGGTGAAGTACACCATGACGGACAGCACGGACACGGGCGCCAGGGTGACGCTCCGGGggaagacgaagaagaggaTCAGGCAGCACAGGAAGAGACACACCACCATGGAGATGCACACGTACAGCTTCCTGAGGCACAAACATGGGCCATAATGAAAAACGTATTCCGTCTTCCGGAATTCCGTATTCCGACAGagaagtcacctgacctcttacacctactctcttccttcgctctgtcactcagtccctctcctcctactcacaaagccggcaatcaccttgactacatctttactagaaactgctctaccactaacctctctgtaactccacttcatgtgtctgatcacttcttcatctcttactcccttccactctctacaactaacaaacctccctcattgactaactctataccggctcgtcgcaatattcgctccctctctccctcctcgctggcatcctctgttctatcagctctcccttcaactgactccttctcactcttgcatccgaacgctgctgcagagtctctcctctcaactctttcctcctctcttgactctctctgccctcttacgacacgacggactggcaaatcccctccggctccgtggctgtctcaaccggtccgtgccatgagagccaccatgcgagcgtcggaaaggaaatggcgtaaatataaacgacctgaggacctgctcgaatttcaatctctcctctcctcgttttctgcttctatctctgctgccaaaagcgctttctaccaatccaaaatcgaatcctcattctccaACCCCAAacaactcttctcgatcttctccaatctcctcgaaccccctacccctcctcccccctccacccttcttccaggagactttgtcaactacttcaccaagaaaatagctgacatacgctcctccttctcaaacccacctcctacttctcgcgtcccaccgacctcgcctctttcgccctcactttcctctttcaccgccctctctcccaaccaaattcttaccctagcaacctctgcccgtccgaccacctgccctcttgaccccattccatcacattttctacaatctattgcacccgaccttcttccgttcctcacctgtctcatcaacaacgctctgatatctggctgttttcccaattctctgaaggaggcaagagtcaaccctctccttaagaaacccaccctcaacccttctgaagaaaacaactacagaccggtctctcttcttccctttttgtccaaaacccttgaacgtgctatctttaatcaactctcctcttatctccactgtaacaacctccttgacccccaccagtcaggtttcaaggcaggccactctacagagactgctctccttgctgtctctgagcaactccacactgctagagccgcctctctctcctctgtcctcatccttctggacctctctgctgcatttgacacggtcaaccaccagatccttatttcctcccttcaggaacttggtgtcacaggctctgctctctctcttctctcgtcctacctcgatggccgcacctaccgggtaacctggcgaggatctgtgtcggaaccttgtcctcttactactggagttcctcagggttccgtgctgggtcccctcctgttttcgctttacacaaactctcttggcgctgtcattcgctcgcatggcttctcttaccacagctatgctgatgacacccaactaattctctccttccctcactcggacacccaggtggcggctcggatctctgcctgtctaactgacatctctcagtggatgtccgcccaccatctgaaaatcaaccccgacaagactgaactacttctctttcccggaaaagattcgcttacccaggacctgacagtcaactttgggaactccgtactaacgcccacctcgaccgctaagaacctcggcgtcacactcgacagccaactctccctgactcccaacattgccgcgacaacgcgatcctgtagatacacgctctacaacatcaggagaatacgtccccttctcactcagaaggcagcgcaggtactgattcaggctcttgtcatctcccgcctggactactgcaactccctcctggctggtctccctgccaccgccattcgacctctgcagctcattcagaatgcagcagctcgactggtcttcaaccttccgaaattctcccacactactccactcctccgctctcttcactggctaccggtggccgcccgcatccagttcaaaacattggtgctcacgtaccatgctgtgaatggatcgggtccagcttacatccaggacatggtcaaaccctacatcccaacccgcactctccgctctgcatctgcaaaactactcgtccctccctcactgagagcaaaacactcgactaggtctcgactcttcgctgtccttgcgccgaaatggtggaacgagctctctgaagacatcaggaccgcagagagccttcacatcttccaccgcaaactaaagacacacctcttcagactctacctcgactaaagactaacaaattgtagcacttaaattgtacttgtaacgtcactcatctatagcaaattgtaaattggcttatttgaggaaatttcactttcttgtttcttgttctcctgagtttgtaccctatggttgaatgcacttattgtacgtcgctttggataaaagcgtcagctaaatgacatgtaatgtaatgtaatgtaatgtcttgtTAGAACACTTTGGCTTTAATATTACATTGTAACATCTTTTATACATGTTTTTGTTCTCTAAAGAAGTGGTTCCAAAACAGGGGTTGCAAggatattttgatttatttttatatatatacacagtatataatcagtcaggcttcaaggccattccacagagactgctctgcttgctgtctcagagctgcacactgctagagccgcctcgctctcctcatccttctggtcctctctgctgcatttgtcaaggtccttatttcctcccttcaggaacttggtgtctcaggctctgctctctcccttctctcgtcctacctcgacggccgcaacTACCGGGTCACCTGGCtgggatctgtgtcggaaccttgtcctcttactactgaaGTTCGCCcactcggcgtgacactcgacagccaactttccctgactcccaacatcactgcgacaacacgatgctgtagatacacgctctacaacatcaggagaatacgtcctcttctcactcagaaggcagcccaggtactgattcaggctcttgtcagcTCCCGCCTGGGctactgcaactcgctcctcGCAGGTCAGcaacactctgcatctgcaaaactgctcgtccctccccccctttgctgtccttgctccgaaatggtggaacgagctctctgaagacatcaggaccgcagagagccttcacatcttccgccgcaaactaaagacacacctcttcagactctccctcgactaaaagactaacaaattgtagcacttaaattgtacttgtaacgtcactcatctatagcaaattggcttatttgaggaaattgcactttcttgttcttccgaGTTTGTCTCTTTATGgatgaatgcacttattgtaactcgctttggatgaaagcgtctgctaaatgacatgtaatgtaatagggCGCATGTTCCTCACTTACGTGCGTCTGGGTTTCAGCCTCGCATCGTTACACGGTATTACAGCCACCAGCTGGTCGTGGACTGTCGatacagaaaaagagaagaatgaTCTCCTTCcggagttttgtttttttacaattcaGAGAGATAAACTATATGTACAGATATAAACCTGTCAGGGTGCGTGGAAGGCCGGGAAGGtgggactcagacgcagagttttttGGGAaccaaaagggactttaatagtcaaaaagggttttcaaaagcaaaaggccaaggggcaaaaacggagacaggaaccaggaatgAGGACGAGGACAGGGACTTCCAACATTgaacaatgacacgacaagtgTCAACAgtcacacatggcttaaatacactagggaggtgcaggtgattggacacaggtggaaacaatcatgacatgacagacaatcacaggggatgacaggacaaggcaggaagtgacgttaccGAGggagaggcaagaaactacaaaataaaacaggacatgaacccaaaccgtgaccaAAACCCCGTATTTAGCTTTTTCTTACCTCATTTAAGTTCTTAAGCCTGTTACATATCAAACTTGCATTCAACTGACGTTTAAACATATTGTGTATGCGTCATATTGTCAGTTTGTCATGTTGCATTTTCTACACGATAGCTTAAACAAGATTTTGATCAGTTGCCTTTTGGTAAGGCGTTAAAGCTGCTTAAAAATGCAATCTTAAGataatttttttaatgcaacaaaCCCCCCAACAAACCTCTGGGAATTGTCCCGATGCCTCGACACGTTGGGCAGTTGTCTGCCGATTGTCTGTTAATGGCGCCGTACGGCGTATTCAGCGTCCTCGCGGTCTCCATCCCGTAGGTCAGATCTGGTCCCTCTGTGCTTCAGCTGCGTTACGCTGGTGAAACCATGATACTTTCATCCAAAGGAAAAGTCCCGTCTGCAGAACCAAAACGGGACAGGAAATGTAAAATGCATCAAACAGCCTAATTAGAGTATAGACCTTGTGCAGCACTGCAGAGATGTCCTTAAATATTGCACGTTGACGTATGACGAAGAATTCTTGAAgttgaaaaacaattaaaacacagTAGAGCATTTCTTTTTTGATCAAACGACCTCGAGTAGACAGGACTGCTCTACAACAACCTTTAAATGGCATATAAAAGTCTTGTGCTTCATGTTGAGGTGTGAGCAAAGTCCACACAGTGTGAGGAGACACCTCCAGTTACTTTGTTTTGTGGCTCTGTTGCATCTGAACGTGTGATGACTAACCGGAAGAAGTGCACAAGTCTTTACATTAAGTAAAAGTAGAAATGTCATTGTTTATACTCCGTTACCCTTGAAAgtcctgattttaaaatgtaaattcagTAAAAGTATCATTAAAAAGAATGAGTcattttaaagttaaagttattaTATAATGTTACACTTCTTCACTTCTGCCTGCGAGTATTACAGTAGTTTACTTATGTGGATACGACTGTGTGGCACCGCAATTCATGTTCCAAATAGATGAAGTAGAGTGAAAAGGACAATATTTACCTCTGAAATGTATTGAAGTAGAAGCATATAGTAGGGAAACTTAATAAAGTACATTGCATTTGTACTAAGGTTATGCACTTGACTAAAAGTGCTCAGTCATAGATTTCAACACTTCATTTCACAAGATTAGAAGATGCATTTAAAGATTTTCTCAAAATGCTGTTCCCTTACATTTAGATTCTCTGAATAACTTAGAAAGAGTTTAGGCTACTAACACAATTATAACTATATTCTCTTAAAAACATACAGGATATTCTCCTTTAACACTGTTGTCTGGCCTCTTCTGGATGAAATGAGTATTTTCTTCCAATAGAAGCACTGAATCATTCTGCTTTCACAACAACGTGAGCTCATGAAACCTGAGATGAACTCAGTagaacaaataaatgaaggaaaagagCGTTTACAGCAGCCACCGTGAACATTggagttattgtttatttaatcatGGCAGCtaaacacatttctttaaatatgaTGTATTATTATTGAGTTATCAAACTAGCAGTTCAGACCAGCTACTGTAACAAAGTGCCGCATTAACACCGATGCAGGAATAAAGTTTAACCACATAAGAATAACAGAACAACGggtctttctttctgctttatAAGGACTTTAACCGGAGCGACATCTGCTGCAGGTCTTTATTGAAGTATCTGAACCGCGGATTGTAACCATCGATCAGCTTTTAGATCTCAAACCTTCCCCCTTTCTTCTCCAAGCAGCGTGGACACAGACGACATGTTTACATCCGgcgacacaaacaacaacaacaacaacaacaacaacagcaacacgcTCGCAGCAGAATTCACTCACCGAAAAGCGAACCATCCGCACCGGAAGCTTCTTTCCGATCCGACGGTACAAACGCGGAATTAGCGCCGATGCGAACTCGAGGGTCCGCCAGCAGACGCGGTGGGAGGcgcacttcctgtttctctggGCTGAAGAGCTGCAACTTTCCTTCTGCAGCACCGACGCGACTAGATGTGACGGAGTTGGATATCAGCACGCAGATGATCGGACACAGCAATCAATGAAAGGATGCTTAAATGTCCGAATGGTATTCGTGCACTTAATCAGGCATTTTATTTGTACTGTAATTATGGAGAACTGAAGAGGAGTCAAGCATACGGGAATAAAGCACGTGAAATGTGTTCCACATTGAATAAATGCTCCAATATAGCCTTTACAAATTATAGTTTGATCAAGGTATTCCTATTTTTACTCTGGGAATATTTTCAATTAAGCACCTTTAGAATAGAGTATTCTTAGATTATAATACTTACACTTTTACTTACGTGCTTCTTCTTAGAAGTGTCCAGATGAGCAATAAAGCCTCAGCGTTTGCCGgggttgttaaaaataaaaaaatgtaaccaaACGTCGTGAAAAATGCAGCACAGCCAGCAGCGTAAGGTGTGCAACCTGTGTACTTTAGACACCACTCAGTCGACCTGGTACAGGCTGTACCGCATATAAAGGCGCGTGTGTGAAGTGTGACATTTGTCGTTAACAGAACAGAGAAGAGGCGAGACAGAGCTGTGCAAATAGTTTATTGGCGGATTGACAATAGAAGGGAATTTAATGTATAGACTCTGCCAGAGGAATAATTGGACAAGCATAGTAATATATATTCAGAATTATTCTCTAGCGCATGATTCTTTAAAAAGGATGAACAAGCAACAGAGGAAAACATGGTTATAAATAATCCTCAACCGCACAAACACACcagtaataaaaaagaaaagaaaaaaagaactagACACTAACTGGAATCTGCACACTCACACCACAAATGTCAAATCACCACGTGTATATTTCTGTAAAGTAATGATCATAAAGGCAGTTTAATGAAATCAAAAGACTTGGTTTCACTGTGAGGGTGAAGAATGTGTAGTTTAGTTTGTGACGTCTCGGATTGGGTTAGTGTGTAAATGATTCTCAGTTGAATGAAGACAATGAAGATGCAGGCGGGGGGAgagggcaagggggggggggggggcgttgagcGATGCGACGCCAAGCGGACATCTTCTACCACGACTGTGCTAAGACCACGAGAACACGACTCACCTCTACAGCCTCTACAGCCTCTACCTGTCATGCAGGTGTCTCCTAGAAAGCAGTAGAAAACATCCCGAAAGTCCCGAAAGCGGTGATCCGCTCGGACGGTTTTTGAATACATTCCACATGTCAACGTCTAAAATAACAGTACTCTGATACAGAAAAAGATTGCATTGTTAAGGGTAGATTTCACTACGATAAATCAAAAGAAACGCCTTTTAAATATTAGTTTGTTCTCGCTGCCGACCCCCCTCGACACCCGAAGCGGCTCCAGTAGCTCAACGAGGAGAGCTGGCTGCtcggaaccttttttttttttttcatgacattcaACAATATTGATATTTCATTGCTCTATTTGTGAGGAGAATCTAGCAAAGCCCTGTCAGAAGAAtcggttattattatttttttttttaatatcagcGCCGAGGGGAAGCTGCAACGACAGCCACACGAACACGGAGATGAAGAGCTGAGACGCACACACTTGTAGCTCCGGCTGCCACACAAAGGGCTCCGAGGCCCCCAGGTTCAACCACTATTCACACTAatttacatgtatgtgtgtgtgtgtgtgtgtgtgcgcgctgtgtGGGTGTGGttcatttttgtcaaaatgtgaaagctaattaaaaaaaaaaaaaaggcagaagaaGCCATTCATTCGTTCTTTTCTGTAACTTTTGTTAATTTCCTTTTGTACTCTTGGTCCAAAcagagcagccccccccccccttttggtAAATCAGTTGCACCGATAAATTCTTTGTCTCTCCTTCATATTATTAAACCTAAAGCTAAACACTGGAAAAGGGTGAGAGATGCGCAGGTTTTTAACGTAAATGTTCTCTTTAgattatgccccccccccccactactcCCCTCAGTGCAGCGCGTTGAGCGCCTTGTTGTGGCCGTCCTCGGTCATCTGCACCAGCTCGTTGACGGTGTGCAGCAGGCTGTAGCCGTGCTtcctcagcagctgctggtTGAGCCGCTGGTCTCTGAAGCCCATCTCAAGCAGCATGGCCATCAGGGAGGGGTCCTGCCTGGTGGCCGGGTCGATGCCTCGctggaaagggaggggggggggtgatgatgaCGTCGATGCATGTTTGCCTTttgtgttgaagatgtttccaaTTCACCAAAACCAGTCGGACTGGAAACCGGCTTTACGGTTTCATGACGCgtttctttttattgtcttAAAGGGAACTGGTTCTAAaagcagcaggaagtgaagcgctCTTTATAAATGAATTCATATGGATGAAAATGTATTCACGCTGTATGCATTTTCTTTAACTAAACTACTTCTTAAACTATATACAGAAATGCATAGACTTAAttgcaataaaaatatatagTAAATACATATGTACAAACCAAATAGATTTTAATGTTTTCCAGCCTGACGTCCAGCCTGACTTGCCGATataacagcatttttttttttagatctgttTCTAACGTGCAGAAGGGAGGGTTTCCGTGGGACGTACCTGTATGGAGCAGTTCGGTCCAGTGAAGAGAGCCTTGTACGCGGACGCTGCCACAGAGAGGGCCCCCTTGACGAGTCCCTCCGTGATGCCTCCTTGTCCCCTTGTATAAAGACAGGGATGTGGTTATTAGGTGTTACGCAACAGGATGTCTTCTTTTAAAACCAAACGCACAGACATGATTTCACACGCATGTCTTGGCGCTGGTTACACAAACTCTTTGTTAGAGTAATATCGGATCAGGTTGCCGCATTAAAAGATGATGGAACTGAAGGAGACACTAAAGCAGGAAGTTCATTTCACTTGCTGTAATGCACCTCGGCTGCAAAGCGTTGCTGGGTCTGGGGTTATATGTCTCAAAGGCACTGGATGCTGAGCCCGCTGATCTGGACAGACCGGATGACActgcagagaaaaggggaaataacacaaacacgcgTAAtatgagaggaggagaaacagggCATTCTGCAGATTGAAGAAATCCTGCATGCtatctcacttcctgtctccctaCAAGGGGCTAAATGCGTTTCCTTTATGTAGCacctgaaaaaacaacagacatAATAATGCTGCTGATGATACTCACCATTTAGGTGGACCCTTGGCTGGTGTGGCTCATATGGATCACGGGCTGGAGGACTGGGGTCCTCAGACAGGTACAGTGCCTCAGACCTGAAatgaataatgacaataacCCGTTTGCCGGTTGCAGTGGGGAGATCCAGCGAATCAAAGAGGATGTAAATCTCTTTTGAAAGCAAAGCAGTGAcgggttgaaatgttttttgtattttgtgattatacatatattttccgCCATGCACGGGGACCCTTCGAGGATCTCACCTGGGTGAGTAGAGGGCCGGTGGGGGTCGCGGGAGGtcgggcagcggcggcggcggcggtggaacCACTTCCGGTGTGAGCGTCACGGCGTCCAGCGTCTGGGAGGCACACAGCATCTGGTTCACGCTGCTGTGGCTCGGCGGGACAAGCGGAGGCCACGAGTCCGCAGCTGAATCCTTGGCGTCGACCGCCTCCTGCTGCCTCCCTCGCAGCGGTGCCTCCTGGGAgactgactcctcctcctcctcctcctcctcttcctcttcctcctcctcctcctcctccacctcgtcctgCTGTTCCTCGTCCAGGTCGGCTGAGGTCACCTCGGCTGCGTCGGCGTCGGGCTGCGACATGGCGGAGCTGTACATGGACTCGCCCAGAGGCCGGCTGGTGTCGAAGCAATCCGGGAGGACGATGATGTAATCGTCGCAAGAAGAGACAGAGGAGGTCTGGCTGCTGACCTGAGACACatgaggaggagatggtggaCGTCGTTACGGGAGCACGATCAGCAATCTTTGCCGTGGAGGGGAACTAACATTCATCGCTGCTTGATAAATGTATTATCCAGTTAGTATATAAAGGGTTTGAAACTTCACCTCCTCCCATTCTTCTCCTTTGGTTCCACCATCTTCTTTGTGCTCCATGTCGTGCATGTCCTCAGGGACCaggacctcttcctcctcgatGTCATGATCTGAACTGATGTGCAGGTCTTCATTTGCTGGTTCCAGCAGAAGAACTGAAGGTCAAAACAAGAAAATGCACATTGAAAAATTGCAGGGGTAGCTGCAATCAACTCATTGACACAAAAGGTTAGTGTAACTTAATCAACCGC
It contains:
- the tmem106a gene encoding transmembrane protein 106A translates to METARTLNTPYGAINRQSADNCPTCRGIGTIPRVHDQLVAVIPCNDARLKPRRTKLYVCISMVVCLFLCCLILFFVFPRSVTLAPVSVLSVMVYFTPDTVDMEVTNLINVTNENFVPVQIVEFSVQGLISRAVVGTSKITNMTTMQARSVKSYTFKIDLPVTDKGLNAYCKSSTIKIHTLFLELQMTMNISYLSHTEQLSLDTFEYIDCGTNSTIPHPVR